One window of the Betta splendens chromosome 21, fBetSpl5.4, whole genome shotgun sequence genome contains the following:
- the gulp1a gene encoding PTB domain-containing engulfment adapter protein 1 isoform X5 — protein sequence MNRAFNRKKDKTWMHTPDALAKHYIPYNAKFLGSTEVEAPKGTEVVKDAVRKLKFQRHIKKSEGQKIPKVELQISIYGVKILEPKTKDVQHNCQLHRISFCADDKTDKRIFTFICKDSESNKHLCYVFDSEKCAEEITLTIGQAFDLAYKKFLESGGKDVETRKQIGGLQKRIQELETENCELKKQLQDLEEQLMIAHVPPQLHMNAANEAYALQRPSSLYWCHSITSLSCLEISSVTLTPMSSPESNLSTGLLTPPPAKPAPLPPKPSEGCSIPRPRAGSISIKPQSTDIFDMVPFSPVTPLISTLASNGCPPPPPTTLPPDIRKDLFGAEPFDPFTCGAADFPPDIQSKLDEMQEGFKMGLTLEGTVFSLDPLDSRC from the exons ATAAGACATGGATGCACACTCCAGACGCTCTGGCCAAGCATTATATACCCTACAATGCCAAG ttccTTGGAAGCACAGAGGTTGAAGCACCAAAAGGCACGGAGGTTGTGAAGGACGCCGTTAGAAAGCTGAAG TTTCAGAGGCACATCAAGAAATCCGAGGGACAGAAGATCCCCAAGGTGGAACTGCAGATCTCCATTTATGGCGTGAAAATACTAGAGCCCAAGACAAAA gaTGTGCAGCACAACTGTCAGTTACACAGGATATCGTTCTGTGCAGATGACAAGACCGATAAAAGGATATTCACTTTTATTTGCAAAGACTCGGAGTCCAACAAACACCTGTGCTACGTGTTTGACAGTGAGAAGTGT GCAGAGGAAATAACTCTGACTATTGGCCAGGCCTTTGACCTGGCCTACAAGAAGTTCCTGGAGTCTGGAGGCAAAGACGTGGAGACCAGGAAACAGATCGGAGGCCTGCAGAAAAGA ATCCAAGAACTGGAAACAGAAAACTGTGAGTTAAAGAAGCAGctccaggacctggaggagcagctgatgattgCTCACGTGCCACCG CAGCTGCACATGAACGCAGCTAATGAGGCGTACGCGCTGCAGAGGCCCTCCTCTCTCTACTGGTGCCACAGCATCACGTCGCTCTCCTGTCTGGAAATCTCCTCTGTAACGCTCACGCCTATGAGCTCGCCAGAGTCCAACCTGTCCACCGGGCTACTAACTCCTCCGCCTGCCaaacctgctcctcttcctcctaagCCTAGTGAGGGATGCAGCATCCCACGGCCTCGC GCGGGGAGCATCTCCATTAAACCACAATCCACGGACATATTTGACATGGTTCCTTTTTCCCCTGTGACTCCACTGATTTCCACCCTGGCCAGCAATGGCTGCCCACCACCGCCACCGACCACACTGCCACCAGACATAA GGAAAGACTTGTTTGGAGCTGAGCCATTTGATCCGTTCACATGCGGCGCAGCTGACTTCCCTCCAGACATTCAGTCCAAGCTGGATGAGATGCAG GAGGGGTTCAAAATGGGACTGACCTTAGAGGGCACCGTGTTCTCCCTGGACCCGCTGGACAGCCGCTGCTGA
- the gulp1a gene encoding PTB domain-containing engulfment adapter protein 1 isoform X6 — MNRAFNRKKDKTWMHTPDALAKHYIPYNAKFLGSTEVEAPKGTEVVKDAVRKLKFQRHIKKSEGQKIPKVELQISIYGVKILEPKTKDVQHNCQLHRISFCADDKTDKRIFTFICKDSESNKHLCYVFDSEKCAEEITLTIGQAFDLAYKKFLESGGKDVETRKQIGGLQKRIQELETENCELKKQLQDLEEQLMIAHVPPQLHMNAANEAYALQRPSSLYWCHSITSLSCLEISSVTLTPMSSPESNLSTGLLTPPPAKPAPLPPKPSEGCSIPRPRAGSISIKPQSTDIFDMVPFSPVTPLISTLASNGCPPPPPTTLPPDIRKDLFGAEPFDPFTCGAADFPPDIQSKLDEMQRQRWRGSKWD; from the exons ATAAGACATGGATGCACACTCCAGACGCTCTGGCCAAGCATTATATACCCTACAATGCCAAG ttccTTGGAAGCACAGAGGTTGAAGCACCAAAAGGCACGGAGGTTGTGAAGGACGCCGTTAGAAAGCTGAAG TTTCAGAGGCACATCAAGAAATCCGAGGGACAGAAGATCCCCAAGGTGGAACTGCAGATCTCCATTTATGGCGTGAAAATACTAGAGCCCAAGACAAAA gaTGTGCAGCACAACTGTCAGTTACACAGGATATCGTTCTGTGCAGATGACAAGACCGATAAAAGGATATTCACTTTTATTTGCAAAGACTCGGAGTCCAACAAACACCTGTGCTACGTGTTTGACAGTGAGAAGTGT GCAGAGGAAATAACTCTGACTATTGGCCAGGCCTTTGACCTGGCCTACAAGAAGTTCCTGGAGTCTGGAGGCAAAGACGTGGAGACCAGGAAACAGATCGGAGGCCTGCAGAAAAGA ATCCAAGAACTGGAAACAGAAAACTGTGAGTTAAAGAAGCAGctccaggacctggaggagcagctgatgattgCTCACGTGCCACCG CAGCTGCACATGAACGCAGCTAATGAGGCGTACGCGCTGCAGAGGCCCTCCTCTCTCTACTGGTGCCACAGCATCACGTCGCTCTCCTGTCTGGAAATCTCCTCTGTAACGCTCACGCCTATGAGCTCGCCAGAGTCCAACCTGTCCACCGGGCTACTAACTCCTCCGCCTGCCaaacctgctcctcttcctcctaagCCTAGTGAGGGATGCAGCATCCCACGGCCTCGC GCGGGGAGCATCTCCATTAAACCACAATCCACGGACATATTTGACATGGTTCCTTTTTCCCCTGTGACTCCACTGATTTCCACCCTGGCCAGCAATGGCTGCCCACCACCGCCACCGACCACACTGCCACCAGACATAA GGAAAGACTTGTTTGGAGCTGAGCCATTTGATCCGTTCACATGCGGCGCAGCTGACTTCCCTCCAGACATTCAGTCCAAGCTGGATGAGATGCAG CGTCAGAGATG GAGGGGTTCAAAATGGGACTGA
- the gulp1a gene encoding PTB domain-containing engulfment adapter protein 1 isoform X8, whose amino-acid sequence MNRAFNRKKDKTWMHTPDALAKHYIPYNAKFLGSTEVEAPKGTEVVKDAVRKLKFQRHIKKSEGQKIPKVELQISIYGVKILEPKTKDVQHNCQLHRISFCADDKTDKRIFTFICKDSESNKHLCYVFDSEKCAEEITLTIGQAFDLAYKKFLESGGKDVETRKQIGGLQKRIQELETENCELKKQLQDLEEQLMIAHVPPAGSISIKPQSTDIFDMVPFSPVTPLISTLASNGCPPPPPTTLPPDIRKDLFGAEPFDPFTCGAADFPPDIQSKLDEMQEGFKMGLTLEGTVFSLDPLDSRC is encoded by the exons ATAAGACATGGATGCACACTCCAGACGCTCTGGCCAAGCATTATATACCCTACAATGCCAAG ttccTTGGAAGCACAGAGGTTGAAGCACCAAAAGGCACGGAGGTTGTGAAGGACGCCGTTAGAAAGCTGAAG TTTCAGAGGCACATCAAGAAATCCGAGGGACAGAAGATCCCCAAGGTGGAACTGCAGATCTCCATTTATGGCGTGAAAATACTAGAGCCCAAGACAAAA gaTGTGCAGCACAACTGTCAGTTACACAGGATATCGTTCTGTGCAGATGACAAGACCGATAAAAGGATATTCACTTTTATTTGCAAAGACTCGGAGTCCAACAAACACCTGTGCTACGTGTTTGACAGTGAGAAGTGT GCAGAGGAAATAACTCTGACTATTGGCCAGGCCTTTGACCTGGCCTACAAGAAGTTCCTGGAGTCTGGAGGCAAAGACGTGGAGACCAGGAAACAGATCGGAGGCCTGCAGAAAAGA ATCCAAGAACTGGAAACAGAAAACTGTGAGTTAAAGAAGCAGctccaggacctggaggagcagctgatgattgCTCACGTGCCACCG GCGGGGAGCATCTCCATTAAACCACAATCCACGGACATATTTGACATGGTTCCTTTTTCCCCTGTGACTCCACTGATTTCCACCCTGGCCAGCAATGGCTGCCCACCACCGCCACCGACCACACTGCCACCAGACATAA GGAAAGACTTGTTTGGAGCTGAGCCATTTGATCCGTTCACATGCGGCGCAGCTGACTTCCCTCCAGACATTCAGTCCAAGCTGGATGAGATGCAG GAGGGGTTCAAAATGGGACTGACCTTAGAGGGCACCGTGTTCTCCCTGGACCCGCTGGACAGCCGCTGCTGA
- the gulp1a gene encoding PTB domain-containing engulfment adapter protein 1 isoform X9, which translates to MNRAFNRKKDKTWMHTPDALAKHYIPYNAKFLGSTEVEAPKGTEVVKDAVRKLKFQRHIKKSEGQKIPKVELQISIYGVKILEPKTKDVQHNCQLHRISFCADDKTDKRIFTFICKDSESNKHLCYVFDSEKCAEEITLTIGQAFDLAYKKFLESGGKDVETRKQIGGLQKRIQELETENCELKKQLQDLEEQLMIAHVPPAGSISIKPQSTDIFDMVPFSPVTPLISTLASNGCPPPPPTTLPPDIRKDLFGAEPFDPFTCGAADFPPDIQSKLDEMQRQRWRGSKWD; encoded by the exons ATAAGACATGGATGCACACTCCAGACGCTCTGGCCAAGCATTATATACCCTACAATGCCAAG ttccTTGGAAGCACAGAGGTTGAAGCACCAAAAGGCACGGAGGTTGTGAAGGACGCCGTTAGAAAGCTGAAG TTTCAGAGGCACATCAAGAAATCCGAGGGACAGAAGATCCCCAAGGTGGAACTGCAGATCTCCATTTATGGCGTGAAAATACTAGAGCCCAAGACAAAA gaTGTGCAGCACAACTGTCAGTTACACAGGATATCGTTCTGTGCAGATGACAAGACCGATAAAAGGATATTCACTTTTATTTGCAAAGACTCGGAGTCCAACAAACACCTGTGCTACGTGTTTGACAGTGAGAAGTGT GCAGAGGAAATAACTCTGACTATTGGCCAGGCCTTTGACCTGGCCTACAAGAAGTTCCTGGAGTCTGGAGGCAAAGACGTGGAGACCAGGAAACAGATCGGAGGCCTGCAGAAAAGA ATCCAAGAACTGGAAACAGAAAACTGTGAGTTAAAGAAGCAGctccaggacctggaggagcagctgatgattgCTCACGTGCCACCG GCGGGGAGCATCTCCATTAAACCACAATCCACGGACATATTTGACATGGTTCCTTTTTCCCCTGTGACTCCACTGATTTCCACCCTGGCCAGCAATGGCTGCCCACCACCGCCACCGACCACACTGCCACCAGACATAA GGAAAGACTTGTTTGGAGCTGAGCCATTTGATCCGTTCACATGCGGCGCAGCTGACTTCCCTCCAGACATTCAGTCCAAGCTGGATGAGATGCAG CGTCAGAGATG GAGGGGTTCAAAATGGGACTGA
- the gulp1a gene encoding PTB domain-containing engulfment adapter protein 1 isoform X7, which translates to MHTPDALAKHYIPYNAKFLGSTEVEAPKGTEVVKDAVRKLKFQRHIKKSEGQKIPKVELQISIYGVKILEPKTKDVQHNCQLHRISFCADDKTDKRIFTFICKDSESNKHLCYVFDSEKCAEEITLTIGQAFDLAYKKFLESGGKDVETRKQIGGLQKRIQELETENCELKKQLQDLEEQLMIAHVPPQLHMNAANEAYALQRPSSLYWCHSITSLSCLEISSVTLTPMSSPESNLSTGLLTPPPAKPAPLPPKPSEGCSIPRPRAGSISIKPQSTDIFDMVPFSPVTPLISTLASNGCPPPPPTTLPPDIRKDLFGAEPFDPFTCGAADFPPDIQSKLDEMQEGFKMGLTLEGTVFSLDPLDSRC; encoded by the exons ATGCACACTCCAGACGCTCTGGCCAAGCATTATATACCCTACAATGCCAAG ttccTTGGAAGCACAGAGGTTGAAGCACCAAAAGGCACGGAGGTTGTGAAGGACGCCGTTAGAAAGCTGAAG TTTCAGAGGCACATCAAGAAATCCGAGGGACAGAAGATCCCCAAGGTGGAACTGCAGATCTCCATTTATGGCGTGAAAATACTAGAGCCCAAGACAAAA gaTGTGCAGCACAACTGTCAGTTACACAGGATATCGTTCTGTGCAGATGACAAGACCGATAAAAGGATATTCACTTTTATTTGCAAAGACTCGGAGTCCAACAAACACCTGTGCTACGTGTTTGACAGTGAGAAGTGT GCAGAGGAAATAACTCTGACTATTGGCCAGGCCTTTGACCTGGCCTACAAGAAGTTCCTGGAGTCTGGAGGCAAAGACGTGGAGACCAGGAAACAGATCGGAGGCCTGCAGAAAAGA ATCCAAGAACTGGAAACAGAAAACTGTGAGTTAAAGAAGCAGctccaggacctggaggagcagctgatgattgCTCACGTGCCACCG CAGCTGCACATGAACGCAGCTAATGAGGCGTACGCGCTGCAGAGGCCCTCCTCTCTCTACTGGTGCCACAGCATCACGTCGCTCTCCTGTCTGGAAATCTCCTCTGTAACGCTCACGCCTATGAGCTCGCCAGAGTCCAACCTGTCCACCGGGCTACTAACTCCTCCGCCTGCCaaacctgctcctcttcctcctaagCCTAGTGAGGGATGCAGCATCCCACGGCCTCGC GCGGGGAGCATCTCCATTAAACCACAATCCACGGACATATTTGACATGGTTCCTTTTTCCCCTGTGACTCCACTGATTTCCACCCTGGCCAGCAATGGCTGCCCACCACCGCCACCGACCACACTGCCACCAGACATAA GGAAAGACTTGTTTGGAGCTGAGCCATTTGATCCGTTCACATGCGGCGCAGCTGACTTCCCTCCAGACATTCAGTCCAAGCTGGATGAGATGCAG GAGGGGTTCAAAATGGGACTGACCTTAGAGGGCACCGTGTTCTCCCTGGACCCGCTGGACAGCCGCTGCTGA
- the col5a2a gene encoding collagen, type V, alpha 2a, giving the protein MMSFVHLRTFLFLGFSIAQVVIVTCQDGNSGDDLTCTTDGEVYTNKDIWKPEPCRICVCDNGQVLCDEIQCDELSNCEKMIIPEGECCPVCQSNPSTGGGTGTYDGTRIYKGQKGEPGDVPIVTGIRGRPGPMGPPGSPGDRGPRGNKGRPGLRGPAGYDGEPGVPGQPGEPGPPGHPTHPGGIGSQIAGVDGKTGPQAMLTGSRGEAGARGPPGPNGAPGQPGPQGPHGDVGDPGQMGSAGQRGPEGPPGKPGEDGEAGKSGNPGEVGFPGSAGARGFPGTPGPPGLKGHRGHSGPIGQKGETGAVGSKGATGPPGPIGGPGPMGPAGMPGERGRSGPSGVAGKRGTPGNVGKPGPMGPLGLSGPPGYPGAPGMKGQPGPTGVRGPEGPQGQRGETGHQGRAGPVGLTGPTGTDGGPGSKGPVGNRGTQGPGGHSGPPGPPGPQGSTGQPGIKGQLGDVGVPGFKGEAGPKGEPGPSGSQGVLGPQGEEGKRGLRGDPGSVGPPGPVGERGAPGNRGFPGADGMPGPKGAQGDRGISGPPGPKGSLGDLGRPGEPGLPGARGLTGTPGVQGAEGKPGPLGAPGEDGRPGPAGSIGNRGPAGTMGVPGPKGFSGDPGKTGEQGSAGVPGQRGPPGKDGEVGPAGPPGPPGVAGERGEQGPPGVNGFQGLPGNQGPPGESGKPGDQGIPGELGAVGQIGPRGERGIPGERGELGPTGLQGPKGIPGAPGPDGPKGSPGPPGALGDVGPPGLQGMPGERGISGPPGPKGDRGAIGEKGSEGTPGNDGARGAPGPVGPLGPAGPSGEKGEPGPKGPSGPPGSRGMHGARGDPGPIGAVGFAGPPGPDGQPGVKGEPGEPGQKGDAGSPGPQGLAGTHGPPGPGGVAGLKGGRGTQGAPGPTGFPGSAGRVGPPGPTGPIGEPGPLGPPGKEGPPGLRGDHGAPGRQGERGPPGPPGSPGDKGDSGEDGPTGPDGPPGPAGTTGQRGIVGLPGQRGERGMPGLPGPAGPPGKQGSPGPAGDKGPSGPVGAPGANGPRGDPGPDGPAGSDGPPGKDGVLGQRGDRGDSGPEGLIGPQGLPGPPGPVGAPGDGGKRGEAGSRGPVGPPGSAGKRGLVGPQGPRGDKGDLGDHGERGQKGHRGFTGLQGLPGPPGTTGEQGAPGIVGPSGQRGPPGPIGPSGKEGYIGQPGPMGPPGTRGISGEIGPEGPPGEPGPPGPPGPPGPPMAAMDDLYGGPQDYDSGPPPPPEFSEDEALPNSNSSNIVPVDPGVQATLKALSSQIDSMKSPDGSRKSPARTCDDLKRCYPAKKSGEYWVDPNQGSAEDAIKVHCNMDTGETCITANPSSIPRKVWWSSSRNKPVWFGADINSGTHFTYGNKDQPANSITVQMTFIRLLSKEASQTITYHCKNSVGYMDEKTGNLKKAVLLKGSNDLELKAEGNNRFRYTVVDDSCTRANGNWGKTVFEYRTQKTARLPIVDIAPVDIGGPDQEFGIDIGPVCFL; this is encoded by the exons ATGATGAGCTTTGTGCATTTAAGGACCTTCCTTTTTCTGGGGTTCTCCATCGCTCAGGTTGTGATTGTTACATGTCAGGATGGGAACAGTG GAGACGACCTGACCTGCACGACAGATGGCGAGGTTTACACGAACAAGGACATCTGGAAGCCAGAGCCTTGTCGAATCTGCGTGTGCGACAACGGCCAGGTCCTCTGTGACGAGATCCAGTGCGATGAGTTGAGTAACTGTGAGAAGATGATCATCCCCGAGGGCGAGTGCTGCCCTGTTTGTCAGTCTAACCCTTCCACCGGTGGAGGGACAGGCACCTATG ATGGAACCCGGATCTATAAG GGTCAGAAGGGGGAACCTGGAGACGTCCCGATT GTGACTGGCATAAGAGGCCGCCCTGGACCTATG GGACCTCCCGGCTCTCCAGGTGACAGAGGACCACGTGGAAACAAAGGAAGACCT GGTCTGCGAGGCCCTGCGGGCTATGATGGAGAGCCTGGTGTGCCAGGTCAGCCTGGAGAACCAGGACCTCCAGGACATCCTACACACCCAGGG GGTATTGGCTCCCAGATTGCTGGAGTTGATGGTAAAACAGGACCCCAAGCTATGTTAACTGGCTCAAGG GGAGAAGCTGGAGCAAGAGGACCTCCTGGACCAAATGGTGCACCT GGTCAACCTGGACCCCAAGGACCCCATGGAGATGTCGGTGATCCTGGACAGATG GGTTCAGCTGGCCAAAGGGGACCGGAGGGCCCTCCAGGGAAACCAGGTGAAGAT GGGGAAGCAGGCAAATCAGGAAACCCTGGTGAAGTTGGTTTCCCTGGATCAGCA ggAGCTAGAGGGTTTCCCGGTACACCTGGACCTCCTGGATTGAAGGGTCACAGA GGCCATTCTGGACCAATTGGTCAAAAAGGTGAAACTGGAGCTGTTGGATCCAAG GGGGCTACAGGGCCTCCAGGTCCAATTGGAGGACCGGGACCCATG GGTCCTGCAGGAATGCCAGGAGAGAGAGGCCGCTCTGGACCCAGTGGTGTAGCT ggaAAGCGTGGTACCCCTGGTAACGTTGGGAAACCAGGTCCAATG GGTCCCCTGGGTCTGAGTGGTCCACCTGGCTATCCAGGAGCACCAGGAATGAAG GGACAACCTGGTCCCACTGGAGTCCGTGGTCCTGAGGGCCCGCAGGGACAAAGAGGAGAGACAGGTCATCAGGGAAGAGCTGGACCAGTTGGACTCACG GGACCCACAGGTACAGATGGTGGCCCAGGTTCCAAAGGACCAGTG GGTAATCGTGGAACCCAAGGTCCAGGTGGTCATTCTGGACCTCCTGGCCCACCAGGACCTCAGGGAAGCACTGGGCAGCCTGGTATAAAAGGACAACTG GGAGATGTTGGTGTACCAGGATTTAAAGGAGAAGCTGGACCCAAAGGAGAACCC GGTCCATCAGGTTCCCAGGGAGTACTTGGACCTCAGGGTGAGGAAGGAAAGCGAGGACTACGTGGAGACCCTGGATCGGTTGGCCCTCCTGGCCCCGTCGGTGAGAGA GGAGCTCCTGGCAACAGAGGATTCCCTGGTGCTGATGGGATGCCAGGACCTAAG ggAGCGCAAGGAGATCGAGGAATATCTGGGCCACCAGGACCTAAAGGTTCTCTAGGCGATCTCGGCCGCCCAGGAGAACCTGGTCTACCAGGTGCAAGG gGTCTTACTGGCACCCCTGGGGTTCAAGGGGCAGAGGGAAAGCCAGGACCACTG GGTGCGCCAGGTGAAGATGGTCGCCCAGGCCCAGCAGGGTCAATTGGAAATAGAGGCCCAGCAGGAACAATGGGAGTACCAGGTCCCAAAGGTTTTAGT GGGGACCCAGGAAAAACTGGTGAACAAGGTTCTGCGGGGGTTCCAGGTCAAAGA GGTCCCCCTGGAAAAGATGGAGAGGTTGGTCCAGCTGGGCCCCCTGGACCACCA GGTGttgctggagagagaggggagcaggGACCTCCAGGTGTAAATGGATTCCAG GGCTTGCCTGGAAATCAAGGTCCCCCTGGTGAATCTGGAAAACCAGGCGATCAA GGAATTCCTGGAGAGCTTGGTGCTGTGGGTCAAATTGGACCAAGG GGTGAGCGTGGAATTCctggggagagaggggagctgGGTCCAACAGGTCTACAAGGACCTAAAGGAATCCCTGGTGCACCTGGACCAGATGGGCCAAAG GGTAGCCCTGGTCCCCCTGGTGCACTTGGTGATGTGGGTCCACCTGGTCTTCAAGGAATGCCAGGAGAAAGAGGTATCTCTGGTCCCCCCGGGCCTAAAGGAGACAGA GGAGCAATTGGTGAGAAAGGATCAGAAGGAACACCTGGAAACGATGGCGCTAGA GGGGCTCCAGGTCCTGTTGGTCCACTAGGACCTGCTGGACCCAGTGGTGAAAAG GGAGAACCGGGACCCAAAGGACCCTCAGGGCCTCCAGGATCCAGAGGAATGCAT GGAGCAAGAGGAGACCCTGGCCCAATAGGTGCTGTTGGATTTGCTGGCCCCCCT GGCCCGGATGGCCAACCAGGAGTCAAGGGAGAGCCTGGAGAGCCAGGCCAGAAAGGAGATGCTGGATCACCAGGACCTCAGGGTTTGGCTGGCACTCATGGGCCTCCT GGGCCAGGTGGTGTCGCTGGACTGAAAGGTGGAAGAGGAACACAGGGTGCACCG GGTCCCACTGGTTTCCCTGGATCTGCAGGAAGAGTTGGACCACCGggtccaact GGTCCAATAGGAGAACCTGGACCTCTGGGACCTCCTGGGAAAGAGGGTCCTCCAGGTCTACGTGGAGATCATGGTGCCCCTGGGCGACAAGGAGAAAGAGGACCACCAGGACCACCTGGGAGCCCAGGAGACAAAGGGGACTCTGGAGAAGACGGACCAACG GGTCCTGATGGCCCTCCAGGTCCCGCGGGAACTACAGGTCAGAGAGGCATTGTGGGTCTTCCTGGCCAGAGAGGAGAGCGTGGTATGCCTGGCCTTCCAGGACCAGCG GGCCCACCAGGGAAACAGGGATCTCCAGGACCAGCTGGAGATAAAGGCCCCTCAGGTCCAGTTGGAGCACCTGGTGCTAATGGACCTCGTGGTGATCCTGGTCCTGAT GGTCCGGCAGGATCTGATGGACCCCCAGGAAAGGACGGCGTTCTTGGACAAAGA GGAGACCGAGGAGATTCTGGCCCAGAGGGTCTGATTGGACCACAGGGACTTCCCGGCCCTCCAGGTCCAGTTGGTGCACCAGGTGATGGTGGCAAGAGAGGAGAGGCT GGCTCGAGAGGACCCGTAGGTccacctggctctgctggaaaAAGAGGACTAGTG ggACCTCAAGGACCAAGAGGTGATAAGGGTGATCTAGGTGACCatggagagagaggacagaaagGACATAGAGGCTTCACTGGTTTGCAGGGTCTTCCTGGACCTCCA GGTACAACAGGTGAGCAGGGAGCTCCAGGAATAGTTGGACCAAGTGGCCAGAGG GGGCCTCCTGGACCTATTGGGCCTTCAGGAAAGGAAGGGTACATCGGACAACCCGGGCCAATGGGACCTCCTGGAACTCGTGGAATAAGTGGAGAGATTGGACCAGAG GGCCCTCCAGGAGAGCCTGGCCCTCCTGGGCCCCCTGGTCCTCCGGGACCTCCTATGGCAGCCATGGATGACCTCTATGGCGGCCCTCAAGATTACGACTCtggaccccctcctccccctgagTTCAGTGAAGACGAAGCTCTGCCCAACAGCAACTCTTCTAACATAGTTCCCGTTGACCCTGGCGTCCAGGCCACACTGAAGGCCCTCAGCAGCCAGATTGACAGCATGAAGAGCCCAGATGGCAGCCGGAAGTCTCCTGCAAGGACCTGTGATGACTTAAAGAGGTGCTACCCAGCGAAGAAGAGTG GGGAGTACTGGGTGGATCCAAACCAAGGCAGTGCAGAGGATGCAATCAAAGTACACTGCAACATGGACACTGGCGAGACCTGCATCACTGCCAACCCATCCAGCATACCTCGCAAAGTGTGGTGGAGCTCTTCAAGGAATAAGCCTGTGTGGTTCGGAGCTGACATCAACAGTGGAACACAT TTTACTTATGGAAACAAAGACCAGCCTGCAAACTCCATTACAGTCCAGATGACCTTCATCCGCCTGCTTTCCAAAGAGGCTTCCCAGACCATCACTTACCACTGCAAAAACTCTGTGGGCTACATGGACGAGAAGACAGGCAACCTAAAGAAAGCTGTGCTCCTCAAAGGCTCCAACGACCTGGAACTCAAAGCAGAGGGAAACAACCGCTTCAGATACACAGTGGTGGATGACTCCTGCACA AGAGCCAACGGTAACTGGGGCAAGACAGTGTTTGAGTACAggacacagaaaacagcaagACTCCCTATTGTGGATATTGCCCCTGTGGACATTGGTGGTCCAGATCAGGAGTTCGGCATCGACATTGGGCCTGTGTGCTTCTTGTAG